A part of Clostridium novyi genomic DNA contains:
- a CDS encoding DeoR/GlpR family DNA-binding transcription regulator → MLTEERHSMIIEELKNNSVVYIGDLVKKLKSSESTIRRDLNTLHKQRRLKKVHGGAIAIDKNINTTEDDVTVRQTLNISEKIEIAKYAAKLIEPNDFIYIDAGTTTEFMIDFIQEKQATFITNGINHAKKLIRNGFKTYILGGEIKGITEAMVGVEAVESLKKYNFTKGFFGTNGISEERGYTTPDIKEALVKEKALKRSKDSYILADNSKFNKISSVVFGDIEGANIITTKVLDNKYKDLTNIVEVNKE, encoded by the coding sequence GTGCTAACAGAAGAAAGACACAGCATGATTATAGAAGAATTAAAAAACAATTCAGTGGTGTACATTGGTGATTTAGTAAAAAAGCTAAAGTCTTCTGAATCAACTATAAGAAGAGATTTAAATACGCTACACAAGCAAAGAAGATTAAAGAAGGTTCATGGAGGCGCAATTGCAATAGACAAAAATATAAATACTACAGAAGATGATGTTACAGTAAGACAAACATTAAATATTAGTGAAAAGATTGAAATTGCAAAATATGCAGCTAAATTAATTGAACCAAATGATTTTATTTATATAGATGCAGGAACTACAACAGAATTTATGATAGATTTCATACAAGAAAAACAAGCTACATTTATAACTAATGGTATAAACCATGCTAAAAAGCTTATAAGGAATGGTTTCAAAACCTATATACTAGGTGGAGAAATTAAGGGAATTACTGAAGCTATGGTAGGAGTTGAAGCAGTTGAGAGTTTAAAAAAGTATAATTTTACAAAAGGCTTTTTTGGAACAAATGGAATATCAGAAGAAAGAGGATATACTACTCCAGATATTAAGGAAGCATTGGTAAAAGAAAAAGCACTGAAAAGATCAAAAGATTCCTATATATTAGCTGATAATTCTAAATTTAATAAAATAAGTTCTGTAGTTTTTGGAGATATTGAAGGAGCAAACATAATAACTACTAAGGTTTTAGATAATAAGTATAAAGACTTAACTAATATAGTGGAGGTGAATAAGGAATGA
- the pfkB gene encoding 1-phosphofructokinase yields the protein MIYTITFNPALDYVVKVEDFKVGNLNRTSYEETYAGGKGINVSMVLKNLGIDSVVLGYIAGFTGDEIEKRVNDWGCKSDFIRLTNGMSRINVKLKSNEETEINSRGPEINKDALNMLYDKLDKLTSEDILVLAGSIPNTLPKDIYENIMKRLKDKNIKFVVDATEELLLNVLKYKPFLIKPNHYELAEIFGVEINSDEEIIKYAKKLQEMGAENVLVSMAEKGAIFISSEGKDMKSDVPKGVLKNSVGAGDSMVAGFIAGFLKSKDLEYAFKLGLATGSASAFSEGLATNTEVDKLLKQII from the coding sequence ATGATTTATACTATTACATTTAATCCAGCTTTAGATTATGTAGTTAAAGTTGAAGATTTTAAAGTAGGTAATTTAAATAGAACATCTTATGAAGAAACTTATGCAGGTGGGAAGGGCATAAATGTTTCTATGGTTTTAAAGAATTTAGGGATAGATAGTGTGGTTCTTGGTTATATAGCTGGTTTTACAGGAGATGAAATAGAAAAAAGAGTAAATGATTGGGGATGTAAATCAGATTTTATTAGATTAACTAATGGAATGTCTAGAATAAATGTAAAACTAAAGTCTAATGAAGAAACAGAAATTAATAGCAGAGGACCTGAAATAAATAAAGATGCATTAAATATGCTTTATGATAAATTAGATAAGTTAACATCTGAAGATATTTTAGTTCTTGCAGGAAGTATTCCCAATACTCTTCCAAAAGATATTTATGAAAATATAATGAAAAGACTAAAGGATAAAAATATAAAATTTGTAGTAGATGCAACGGAAGAATTATTACTAAATGTATTGAAATATAAGCCATTTTTAATTAAGCCTAATCATTATGAACTTGCAGAAATTTTTGGAGTTGAGATTAATAGTGATGAAGAAATAATTAAATATGCAAAAAAACTACAAGAAATGGGAGCTGAGAATGTACTTGTTTCCATGGCTGAGAAAGGAGCTATATTTATTTCATCAGAAGGAAAAGATATGAAAAGTGATGTACCAAAGGGAGTTTTAAAAAATTCTGTAGGTGCTGGAGATTCTATGGTAGCAGGATTTATAGCTGGATTTTTAAAAAGTAAAGATTTAGAATATGCATTTAAACTAGGACTTGCAACAGGAAGTGCTAGTGCATTTTCAGAGGGACTTGCAACAAATACTGAAGTAGATAAGTTATTAAAGCAAATAATATAA